A genomic region of Halomonas aestuarii contains the following coding sequences:
- the speA gene encoding biosynthetic arginine decarboxylase → MSLSPRSKAGPAQRARRTWNIDQWGSGYFDVNDSGQALVRPLGSDDDGPALPLQPLVNKLREAGLRLPVLVRFTDILHDRVEQLCAAFDTAMREEAFSGGYTAVYPIKVNQQRRVVEEILGTQERGRGQVGLEAGSKPELLAVLALSADGSSLIVCNGYKDREYIRLALMGEKIGHRVYLVVEKLSELPLILEEASRLGVTPRIGLRARLSTVGRGRWQNTGGEKSKFGLTASQILAVVEQLRDADALESLQMVHFHLGSQIANIRDIQRGLRECARFYQSLVALGAPVDTVDVGGGLGIDYEGTRSRSFCSANYSMLEYARNVVAAFAQACVEQELPQPHIISESGRALTAHHAVLISNVIGEERVSHLSPERRVKDEPQVDELWRVHDLLHDQAEPRGLVEAWHDLVHAMGELHERFVIGMTDIDARAEGESVYFAACARLRGLLDTRNRAHREIADELAEKLADKLFVNFSLFQSVPDVWGIQQIFPVLPLEGLDRGPERRGVIQDITCDSDGRIDGYVDGQGVETTLPLPEWREGEEKLLGFFLVGAYQEILGDLHNLFGDTDSADAALDGNGDWAITQVQQGDRVADVLGYVNFDVSDLREHLAEQLSRSGLDHAQQQAFLDDLSDGLEGYTYLE, encoded by the coding sequence ATGAGCCTGTCCCCGAGAAGCAAGGCCGGACCGGCCCAGCGAGCCCGTCGCACCTGGAACATCGACCAGTGGGGCAGCGGCTACTTCGACGTCAACGACAGCGGCCAGGCCCTGGTGCGACCCCTGGGCAGCGACGACGACGGCCCCGCCCTGCCGCTGCAGCCGCTGGTGAACAAGCTGCGCGAGGCGGGCCTGCGCCTGCCGGTGCTGGTGCGCTTCACCGACATCCTGCACGACCGGGTCGAGCAGCTCTGCGCCGCCTTCGACACCGCCATGCGGGAGGAGGCCTTCTCGGGCGGCTATACCGCCGTCTACCCGATCAAGGTCAACCAGCAGCGCCGGGTGGTCGAGGAGATCCTCGGCACCCAGGAGCGCGGCCGCGGCCAGGTGGGCCTCGAGGCCGGCAGCAAGCCGGAGCTGCTGGCGGTGCTGGCGCTCTCGGCCGACGGCTCCTCGCTGATCGTCTGCAACGGCTACAAGGACCGCGAGTACATCCGCCTGGCCCTGATGGGCGAGAAGATCGGTCACCGGGTCTACCTGGTGGTGGAGAAGCTCTCCGAGCTGCCGCTGATCCTCGAGGAGGCCAGCCGCCTCGGCGTCACGCCGCGGATCGGCCTGCGCGCCCGGCTCTCCACGGTGGGCCGCGGCCGCTGGCAGAACACCGGCGGCGAGAAGTCCAAGTTCGGCCTCACCGCCAGCCAGATCCTGGCGGTGGTGGAGCAGCTGCGCGATGCCGATGCCCTGGAGAGCCTGCAGATGGTGCACTTCCACCTCGGCTCACAGATCGCCAACATCCGCGACATCCAGCGCGGCCTGCGCGAGTGCGCCCGCTTCTACCAGAGCCTGGTGGCCCTGGGCGCCCCGGTGGACACCGTGGATGTCGGCGGGGGCCTGGGCATCGACTACGAGGGCACCCGCTCGCGCAGCTTCTGCTCGGCCAACTACTCGATGCTGGAGTACGCCCGCAACGTGGTGGCGGCCTTCGCCCAGGCCTGCGTGGAGCAGGAGCTGCCGCAGCCGCACATCATCAGCGAGTCCGGCCGTGCCCTGACCGCACACCACGCGGTGCTGATCTCCAACGTGATCGGCGAGGAGCGGGTCAGCCACCTCTCGCCGGAACGGCGCGTGAAGGACGAGCCCCAGGTCGACGAGCTGTGGCGGGTCCACGACCTGCTGCACGACCAGGCCGAACCCCGCGGCCTGGTGGAGGCCTGGCACGACCTGGTCCACGCCATGGGCGAGCTCCACGAGCGCTTCGTCATCGGCATGACCGACATCGACGCCCGGGCCGAGGGCGAGAGCGTCTACTTCGCCGCCTGCGCAAGGCTGCGCGGCCTGCTCGACACCCGCAACCGCGCCCATCGCGAGATCGCCGACGAGCTGGCCGAGAAGCTCGCCGACAAGCTGTTCGTCAACTTCTCGCTGTTCCAGTCGGTGCCGGACGTCTGGGGCATCCAGCAGATCTTCCCGGTGCTGCCGCTGGAGGGGCTCGACCGTGGTCCGGAGCGGCGCGGCGTGATCCAGGACATCACCTGCGATTCCGACGGGCGCATCGACGGCTACGTGGACGGCCAGGGGGTCGAGACCACCCTGCCCCTGCCCGAGTGGCGCGAAGGCGAGGAGAAGCTGCTGGGCTTCTTCCTGGTGGGGGCCTACCAGGAGATCCTCGGCGACCTGCACAATCTGTTCGGGGACACCGATTCGGCGGACGCCGCCCTGGACGGCAACGGCGACTGGGCGATCACCCAGGTCCAGCAGGGCGACCGCGTGGCCGACGTGCTGGGCTACGTCAACTTCGACGTCTCCGACCTGCGCGAGCACCTCGCCGAGCAGCTCTCCCGCAGCGGGCTGGACCACGCCCAGCAGCAGGCCTTCCTCGACGACCTCTCGGACGGGCTGGAAGGCTACACCTACCTCGAGTGA
- a CDS encoding acetyl-CoA sensor PanZ family protein encodes MPVTLQQVDQDAWEADAQIRLDLIRIFTDAPPERLPLPVEEFIRTHLESGHLFSCARFNDRLLGAVAVKLDQDAWWLSNLCVRKTTRRRGVGSRLLALVSEAAHAQGRRLFADSSQLPVADQLLLTRLGYRLTQDGDYFELNLTTQGGHQ; translated from the coding sequence ATGCCGGTGACCCTTCAACAGGTCGACCAGGACGCCTGGGAAGCGGATGCCCAGATACGCCTCGACCTCATACGCATCTTCACGGACGCTCCGCCCGAGCGCCTGCCCCTGCCCGTCGAGGAGTTCATCCGCACCCATCTGGAGAGTGGCCACCTGTTCAGCTGTGCCCGTTTCAACGACCGGCTGCTGGGCGCCGTGGCGGTGAAGCTCGACCAGGATGCCTGGTGGCTGTCGAACCTCTGCGTGCGCAAGACGACGCGGCGACGCGGCGTCGGCTCGCGCCTGCTGGCGCTGGTCAGCGAGGCCGCCCATGCCCAGGGGCGCCGCCTCTTTGCCGACTCCTCCCAGCTGCCCGTGGCCGACCAGTTGCTGCTCACGCGGCTCGGTTATCGGCTCACCCAGGACGGCGACTACTTCGAGCTCAACCTGACGACACAGGGAGGCCATCAATGA
- the hisB gene encoding imidazoleglycerol-phosphate dehydratase HisB, with protein MSERIATVTRNTRETQITVTINLDGEGRLACETGVPFLDHMLDQVARHGLIDLDIEAVGDLHIDDHHTVEDLGITLGQAFHQAIGDKRGIYRYGHAYVPLDEALSRVVVDFSGRPGLFMDVAFTRASIGRLDTQLFWEFFQGFVNHARVTLHIDNLKGFNAHHQAETIFKAFGRALRMAVAPDPRMAGQMPSTKGSL; from the coding sequence ATGTCCGAGCGTATCGCCACGGTCACCCGGAACACCCGGGAAACCCAGATCACGGTGACCATCAACCTCGACGGCGAGGGGCGCCTGGCCTGCGAGACCGGCGTACCCTTCCTCGACCACATGCTCGACCAGGTGGCCCGCCACGGCCTGATCGACCTGGATATCGAGGCGGTGGGCGACCTGCACATCGACGACCACCACACCGTCGAGGACCTAGGCATCACCCTGGGCCAGGCCTTCCACCAGGCGATCGGCGACAAGCGCGGCATCTACCGCTACGGCCATGCCTACGTGCCCCTGGACGAGGCCCTGTCGCGGGTGGTGGTGGACTTCTCCGGCCGCCCGGGGCTTTTCATGGACGTGGCGTTCACCCGCGCCAGCATCGGACGCCTGGATACCCAGCTGTTCTGGGAGTTCTTCCAGGGCTTCGTCAACCATGCCCGGGTGACCCTGCACATCGACAACCTGAAGGGCTTCAACGCCCACCACCAGGCGGAAACGATCTTCAAGGCCTTCGGCCGCGCGCTGCGCATGGCCGTGGCGCCCGACCCGCGCATGGCGGGCCAGATGCCGTCCACCAAGGGCAGCCTCTGA
- a CDS encoding fumarylacetoacetate hydrolase family protein, with translation MRFVPRFTDGRAFPDALGKIICVGRNYAEHARELDNPVPSEPLLFIKPATTAVPLEQPVSAPFARGEVHFETELALLVGEELSNVTAEQAEQGIVGIGLALDLTLRDVQSRLKEKGHPWEVAKAFDGACPLSAFLPLVDAPDWSSLSFTLEVDGEVRQQGRGSDMLFPVPALVAEMSRHFTLQPGDVVLTGTPAGVGPLPRGAALHFTLSGGLEVTTRVVD, from the coding sequence ATGCGCTTCGTGCCCCGTTTCACCGATGGCCGGGCATTCCCCGATGCCCTGGGCAAGATCATCTGCGTCGGCCGCAACTACGCCGAGCACGCCCGGGAGCTCGACAACCCGGTGCCCAGCGAGCCGCTGCTGTTCATCAAGCCAGCCACGACCGCCGTGCCGCTGGAGCAGCCGGTCAGTGCGCCCTTCGCCCGGGGCGAGGTGCACTTCGAGACGGAGCTGGCGCTGCTGGTGGGCGAGGAGCTCTCGAATGTCACGGCCGAGCAGGCCGAGCAGGGGATCGTCGGCATCGGGCTGGCGCTGGACCTGACCCTGCGCGACGTGCAGTCGCGCCTGAAGGAGAAGGGCCATCCCTGGGAGGTCGCCAAGGCCTTCGACGGCGCCTGCCCGCTCTCGGCCTTCCTGCCCCTGGTGGATGCGCCGGACTGGTCCTCGCTTTCCTTCACCCTCGAGGTGGACGGCGAGGTCCGCCAGCAGGGCCGGGGCTCGGACATGCTCTTCCCGGTGCCGGCGCTGGTGGCGGAGATGAGTCGCCACTTCACCCTGCAGCCCGGCGACGTGGTGCTCACCGGCACCCCGGCCGGGGTGGGGCCGCTGCCCCGCGGCGCGGCGCTGCACTTCACCCTCTCCGGTGGCCTGGAGGTCACGACCCGCGTGGTGGACTGA
- a CDS encoding oxidative damage protection protein — MSQTVFCRKYQKEMDALPFPPLPGKKGQEIQASVSKQAWEEWQALQTRLINEKHLNMLDAASREYLMEQMERFLDNRETDQAEGYVPRDD; from the coding sequence ATGAGCCAGACCGTCTTCTGCCGCAAGTACCAGAAGGAAATGGACGCCCTGCCGTTCCCGCCGCTGCCGGGCAAGAAGGGCCAGGAGATCCAGGCCAGCGTCTCGAAGCAGGCCTGGGAGGAGTGGCAAGCGCTGCAGACCCGCCTGATCAACGAGAAGCACCTGAACATGCTCGACGCCGCCTCCCGGGAGTACCTGATGGAGCAGATGGAACGCTTCCTCGACAACCGCGAGACCGACCAGGCCGAGGGCTATGTGCCCAGGGACGACTAG
- a CDS encoding AsmA family protein: protein MKRLLRTLLAAIGVLGLVMVGAVVYVTTFFDPNDLKPRLIEVVREHSGLELSLDGTLSWSFYPRLGVGVQEAEARLPDQADDETPFAAFSHAEVSLAFTPLLRGEIAIDGLTLDDLYLDLERDAQGEGNWEALLERLGERGEQAEAALAPASAGPDPDFGNGLSVALNIASVKVRGGEVRYRDALADRDLLVEDLEINGSNVNPGSAFPLESAFRLTLHEGLDWQEENREPRLVSDITLETRVDLGLSEGRHVLEGLNLKTVNRLAALENEQKLNLQGGPLVVNVGEGSLQLEEGKLDASLSHPSLGEKVMPLSLAFKLDADLNEQSARLRELELTGPDALKLNGNLNLSHLGEAPAYTGQLRLTPLSLRPWLTRLGMMPPMADGQALTDVALTSPVSGDLERFEFAGLTLVLDDATFTGRLAGRFDGGLIAADLQGDRLDLDGYLPPPGAGEASASRWQLPGIRRAHAEDAAGLVPTEWLSTLELDAHLALGQLRLAGLDFQDVDMTLKGSDGRHRLIGFESGFYEGTLAADGALDLRETPARWQLAPKAQRVRLESLLESLGEEPAPLSGRFSGEGELASRGNTLMELRRHLGGRLTTRIDEGAIPEINVSRELCTTAATLQGETLDREWADETRFERIRATLMLEEGEVQSDDLLVTLPGMEVGGKGSLDLVSEQFDLRAAVRLVSAENAPCEVNPRLAKVPLPVRCQGALGGVSAEWCRFDREAFQGTLAGLLRDEASQKAGEEVEKRLEGAVKKLDERLGEKAGGELRDALKGLFN from the coding sequence ATGAAGCGGTTGCTGCGCACCCTGCTCGCCGCCATCGGCGTGCTCGGCCTGGTGATGGTCGGCGCCGTGGTGTACGTCACCACCTTCTTCGACCCCAACGATCTCAAACCGCGACTGATCGAGGTGGTCCGTGAGCACAGCGGACTGGAGCTGAGCCTGGACGGCACCCTCTCCTGGTCCTTCTACCCCCGGCTGGGGGTGGGCGTGCAGGAGGCCGAGGCCCGCCTGCCGGACCAGGCGGACGACGAGACGCCCTTCGCCGCCTTCTCCCACGCCGAGGTCAGCCTCGCCTTCACGCCGCTGCTGCGCGGCGAGATCGCCATCGACGGCCTGACCCTGGACGACCTCTACCTCGACCTCGAGCGTGACGCCCAGGGAGAGGGCAACTGGGAGGCGCTGCTGGAACGGCTGGGCGAGCGCGGCGAGCAGGCCGAGGCCGCCCTGGCGCCGGCCAGCGCCGGCCCCGACCCGGACTTCGGCAACGGCCTCTCGGTGGCCCTCAATATCGCCAGCGTGAAGGTCCGTGGCGGCGAGGTGCGCTACCGAGACGCCCTCGCCGACCGTGACCTGCTCGTCGAGGACCTCGAGATCAACGGCAGCAACGTCAACCCCGGCAGCGCCTTCCCCCTCGAGTCCGCCTTCCGGCTGACGCTCCACGAGGGCCTCGACTGGCAGGAAGAGAACCGCGAGCCGCGTCTCGTCAGCGACATCACCCTGGAGACCCGGGTGGACCTGGGGCTGTCCGAGGGGAGGCACGTGCTGGAGGGGCTGAACCTCAAGACGGTCAACCGGCTCGCCGCGCTCGAGAACGAGCAGAAGCTCAACCTGCAGGGCGGCCCGCTGGTGGTGAACGTCGGCGAGGGCAGCCTGCAGCTGGAGGAGGGCAAGCTCGACGCCAGCCTCAGCCATCCGAGCCTGGGCGAGAAGGTCATGCCCCTGTCGCTGGCCTTCAAGCTGGATGCCGACCTCAACGAGCAAAGCGCCCGCCTGCGCGAGCTGGAGCTGACCGGCCCGGATGCCCTGAAGCTCAACGGCAACCTCAACCTCAGCCACCTCGGGGAGGCGCCGGCCTACACCGGCCAGCTGCGCCTGACCCCGCTGTCGCTGCGCCCCTGGCTGACGCGCCTCGGGATGATGCCCCCCATGGCCGATGGTCAGGCGCTCACCGACGTGGCGCTGACCAGTCCGGTCAGCGGAGACCTCGAGCGCTTCGAGTTCGCCGGCCTGACACTGGTGCTGGACGACGCTACCTTCACCGGCCGCCTGGCGGGTCGCTTCGACGGCGGCCTGATCGCCGCGGACCTCCAGGGGGACCGGCTGGACCTGGACGGCTACTTGCCGCCGCCCGGCGCCGGCGAGGCGTCCGCCTCGCGCTGGCAGCTGCCGGGCATCCGCCGGGCCCATGCCGAGGACGCCGCCGGGCTGGTCCCCACGGAGTGGCTCTCCACCCTCGAGCTCGATGCCCACCTCGCCCTGGGACAGCTGCGCCTCGCGGGGCTGGACTTCCAGGACGTGGACATGACGCTCAAGGGGAGCGACGGACGCCACCGCCTGATCGGCTTCGAGTCCGGCTTCTACGAGGGGACCCTGGCCGCCGACGGCGCCCTCGACCTGCGCGAGACGCCGGCACGCTGGCAGCTCGCGCCCAAGGCCCAGCGGGTGCGTCTCGAGTCGCTGCTCGAGTCCCTCGGCGAGGAGCCCGCGCCCCTGAGCGGACGCTTCAGCGGCGAGGGCGAACTCGCCTCCCGAGGCAACACCCTGATGGAGCTCCGGCGCCACCTGGGAGGGCGCCTCACCACCCGCATCGACGAGGGGGCGATTCCCGAGATCAACGTCTCCCGGGAGCTGTGCACCACGGCCGCCACCCTGCAGGGCGAGACCCTCGACCGCGAGTGGGCCGACGAGACCCGCTTCGAGCGGATCCGGGCCACCCTGATGCTGGAGGAGGGCGAGGTCCAGAGTGACGACCTGCTGGTCACGCTGCCCGGCATGGAAGTGGGCGGCAAGGGCAGCCTCGACCTCGTGAGCGAGCAGTTCGACCTGCGTGCCGCGGTGCGCCTGGTGAGTGCCGAGAATGCGCCCTGCGAGGTCAATCCGCGCCTGGCGAAGGTGCCGCTGCCGGTCCGCTGCCAAGGGGCCCTGGGCGGGGTGAGCGCCGAATGGTGCCGCTTCGACCGCGAGGCCTTCCAGGGGACCCTCGCCGGGCTGCTGCGCGACGAGGCCTCCCAGAAGGCCGGCGAGGAGGTCGAGAAGCGCCTCGAGGGTGCCGTGAAGAAGCTCGACGAGCGCCTCGGCGAGAAGGCCGGCGGGGAACTTCGCGACGCCCTCAAGGGTCTCTTCAACTGA
- the hisH gene encoding imidazole glycerol phosphate synthase subunit HisH: MTIAVIDYGMGNLHSVAKALEHVTHENVVVTRDARRIRGATRLVLPGQGAIRDCMGELEKTELRGLVEELLASQAKPLLGICVGQQMLLDHSEENGGIGCLGFLPGEVRKFPGDMHDDRGHRLKVPHMGWNLVHQHHDHPLWAGIDQDEHFYFVHSYYVEAADDATVFGTTEYGRVSAHVAIGRDATFAVQFHPEKSSRAGLRLLENFVQWAP, translated from the coding sequence ATGACCATTGCCGTCATCGACTACGGGATGGGTAACCTGCATTCCGTCGCCAAGGCACTGGAACACGTCACTCACGAGAACGTGGTCGTGACACGGGATGCCCGCCGCATCCGCGGCGCCACCCGCCTGGTCCTGCCCGGCCAGGGGGCCATCCGCGACTGCATGGGCGAGCTGGAGAAGACCGAGCTGCGCGGCCTGGTCGAGGAACTGCTCGCCAGCCAGGCCAAGCCGCTGCTGGGCATCTGTGTCGGCCAGCAGATGCTGCTCGACCACAGCGAGGAGAACGGCGGCATCGGCTGCCTGGGCTTCCTGCCCGGCGAGGTGAGGAAGTTCCCGGGCGACATGCACGATGACCGCGGCCATCGCCTGAAGGTGCCCCACATGGGCTGGAACCTGGTGCATCAGCACCATGACCACCCGCTGTGGGCCGGCATCGACCAGGACGAGCACTTCTATTTCGTGCACAGCTACTACGTCGAGGCCGCCGACGACGCCACGGTGTTCGGCACCACCGAGTACGGCCGGGTGAGCGCCCACGTGGCCATCGGCCGAGACGCCACCTTCGCCGTGCAGTTCCACCCGGAGAAGAGCTCCCGCGCCGGCCTCAGGCTGCTGGAAAACTTCGTCCAATGGGCGCCCTGA
- the mutY gene encoding A/G-specific adenine glycosylase, with protein sequence MTDMPPAILPPASFQQRLLDWFDEHGRHDLPWQHDRSPYRVWVSEIMLQQTQVATVIPYFERFMTRFPDVASLAAADQDEVLHLWTGLGYYARGRNLHKAARVVVEEHGGAFPVHSLEAMAALPGIGRSTAGAIIAQSTGRRAVILDGNVKRVLTRLHAVEGWPGRPAVERRLWALAEHYTPDERLVDFTQAMMDLGATLCRRGQPACDRCPFEAACVAHARGEEKRFPESKPKKAVPTRATTMLLLQDRDGCVLLEQRPSSGLWGGLWSLPQFDDVEALQAWLDVHAPGSELAPAWTPFTHVFSHFRLEITPQPARIGRLDSVGEARCWYDPCDPASIGLAAPVKALLASLAPFSLTTTAGP encoded by the coding sequence ATGACGGACATGCCGCCCGCTATCCTGCCACCCGCCAGCTTCCAGCAGCGCCTGCTGGACTGGTTCGACGAGCACGGCCGCCACGACCTGCCCTGGCAGCATGATCGCAGCCCCTACCGGGTCTGGGTCTCGGAGATCATGCTGCAGCAGACCCAGGTGGCCACGGTGATCCCTTATTTCGAGCGCTTCATGACGCGCTTTCCCGACGTGGCATCACTGGCCGCGGCCGACCAGGACGAGGTGCTGCACCTCTGGACGGGGCTCGGCTACTACGCCCGGGGGCGCAACCTGCACAAGGCCGCCCGGGTGGTGGTCGAGGAGCACGGCGGCGCGTTCCCCGTCCACAGCCTCGAGGCGATGGCGGCCCTGCCCGGCATCGGCCGCTCGACGGCCGGGGCGATCATCGCCCAGAGTACCGGGCGGCGGGCGGTGATCCTCGACGGCAACGTCAAGCGGGTGCTGACGCGCCTGCACGCCGTGGAGGGCTGGCCGGGGCGGCCGGCGGTGGAGCGCCGCCTCTGGGCCCTGGCCGAGCACTATACTCCCGACGAGCGGCTGGTCGACTTCACCCAGGCGATGATGGACCTCGGGGCGACCCTCTGCCGACGCGGTCAACCGGCCTGCGACCGCTGTCCCTTCGAGGCGGCCTGCGTCGCCCATGCCCGCGGTGAGGAGAAACGCTTTCCCGAATCGAAGCCGAAGAAGGCCGTGCCGACCCGCGCCACCACCATGCTGCTGCTGCAGGACCGCGACGGGTGCGTGCTGCTCGAGCAGCGCCCGTCGAGCGGACTGTGGGGCGGGCTCTGGAGCCTGCCCCAGTTCGACGACGTCGAGGCCCTGCAGGCCTGGCTGGACGTTCATGCGCCGGGCAGCGAGCTCGCGCCCGCCTGGACGCCCTTCACCCATGTCTTCAGCCACTTCCGCCTCGAGATCACCCCGCAGCCGGCGCGGATCGGCCGGCTGGACTCGGTGGGCGAGGCGCGCTGCTGGTACGATCCCTGTGATCCCGCCAGCATCGGCCTGGCGGCCCCGGTCAAGGCGCTGCTGGCGTCCCTTGCGCCCTTTTCACTGACCACCACCGCGGGGCCATGA
- a CDS encoding homoserine kinase: MAVFTPLTEPQVAEFLSRFDAGSLVSLEGVPAGTENTTFFVTTDRRDLVLTLFEQGEHEELPFFVDLLDYLDEHRLPVPGPLHDRDGVALHALADKPALLFPKLPGKHPKAPNLAQCRELGDALGRMHAVSRHFPGHRPNPRDLHWLLPMHHKVLVYLSPEDQTLMKDEVETYQDFFGNAPDLPQGALHGDLFRDNTLFDGDRLGGLIDFYNGCTGDLLFDLAIVINDWATEADGRLDAARHDALLGAYLARRPLNATERDAWPMMLRLTALRYWLSRLLVVYVDPPAHDLTPHDPDQFRTILKARLEHGALPLPEGGA, translated from the coding sequence ATGGCCGTATTCACACCGCTTACCGAACCTCAGGTCGCCGAGTTCCTCAGCCGCTTCGATGCCGGCTCGCTGGTCTCCCTCGAGGGCGTGCCCGCCGGCACCGAGAACACCACCTTCTTCGTCACCACCGACCGGCGCGACCTGGTGCTGACCCTGTTCGAGCAGGGCGAGCACGAGGAACTGCCGTTCTTCGTCGACCTGCTCGACTACCTGGACGAGCACCGCCTGCCGGTCCCCGGCCCCCTTCACGATCGCGACGGCGTGGCCCTGCATGCCCTGGCCGACAAGCCGGCACTGCTGTTCCCGAAGCTGCCCGGCAAGCACCCCAAGGCCCCGAACCTGGCCCAGTGCCGCGAGTTGGGCGACGCCCTGGGGCGCATGCACGCGGTCTCCCGGCATTTCCCCGGCCATCGCCCCAACCCGCGGGACCTCCACTGGCTGCTGCCCATGCACCACAAGGTGCTGGTCTACCTCTCGCCGGAGGACCAGACACTGATGAAGGACGAGGTGGAGACCTACCAGGACTTCTTCGGCAACGCCCCGGACCTGCCCCAGGGCGCGCTGCATGGCGATCTATTCCGCGACAACACCCTGTTCGACGGGGACCGCCTGGGCGGGCTGATCGACTTCTACAACGGCTGCACCGGCGACCTGCTGTTCGACCTGGCCATCGTCATCAACGACTGGGCCACCGAGGCCGACGGCCGCCTGGATGCCGCGCGCCACGACGCCCTCCTCGGCGCCTACCTGGCGCGCCGGCCGCTCAACGCGACCGAGCGTGATGCCTGGCCGATGATGCTGCGCCTGACCGCCCTGCGCTACTGGCTCTCCCGGCTGCTGGTGGTCTACGTGGACCCGCCGGCCCACGACCTCACGCCCCACGACCCCGACCAGTTCCGCACCATCCTCAAGGCGCGCCTGGAACATGGCGCCCTGCCGCTACCGGAAGGAGGCGCATGA
- the thpD gene encoding ectoine hydroxylase → MSVQTSSCRTLEQTRLRHAVVDSPDPQSRVRSAPRPGKDPYPTRLAEPVDMPWLARHEAVVKGRAEDGPLSQAQLDEFERKGFLFEPGVVTGDELAELRRELTALLEHDDFRGRAFSITEPQGNEIRSLFAVHFLSRLFSRLANDDRLVGRARQILGGEAYVHQSRINYKPGFEGKGFSWHSDFETWHAEDGMPAMHAVSASLVLTDNHAFNGPLMLVPGSHRVFVPCLGETPEENHRQSLKRQEIGVPGRDALRELIDRHGIEAPTGAAGGLLLFDCNVLHGSNANMSPDPRSNAFFVYNRLDNRCVAPFGASRRRPRFLAHEPGEAWSPDVPS, encoded by the coding sequence ATGTCAGTGCAGACATCGTCCTGCCGCACGCTGGAACAGACACGTCTTCGCCATGCCGTCGTCGATTCCCCCGACCCCCAGAGCCGGGTGAGGAGCGCGCCGCGCCCCGGTAAGGATCCCTATCCCACGCGACTGGCCGAGCCGGTGGACATGCCCTGGCTCGCTCGCCACGAGGCGGTGGTCAAGGGGCGCGCCGAGGACGGGCCGCTGAGCCAGGCGCAGCTCGATGAGTTCGAGCGCAAGGGCTTCCTCTTCGAGCCCGGGGTCGTCACCGGTGACGAGCTCGCCGAGCTGCGTCGGGAACTCACGGCCCTGCTCGAGCACGACGACTTCCGCGGCCGCGCGTTCAGCATCACCGAGCCCCAGGGCAACGAGATCCGCTCGCTGTTCGCCGTGCACTTCCTTTCCCGGCTCTTCTCGCGCCTGGCCAACGACGACCGCCTGGTGGGACGGGCGCGCCAGATCCTCGGCGGCGAGGCCTACGTGCACCAGTCGCGGATCAACTACAAGCCCGGCTTCGAGGGCAAGGGCTTCAGCTGGCACTCGGACTTCGAGACCTGGCACGCCGAGGACGGCATGCCGGCCATGCATGCGGTTAGCGCTTCCCTCGTGCTCACCGACAACCACGCCTTCAACGGGCCGCTGATGCTGGTGCCGGGCTCCCATCGGGTCTTCGTGCCCTGCCTGGGGGAGACCCCGGAGGAGAACCACCGCCAGTCCCTCAAGCGGCAGGAGATCGGCGTGCCGGGCCGCGATGCACTGCGCGAGCTGATCGACCGGCACGGCATCGAGGCGCCGACCGGGGCGGCCGGCGGCCTGCTGCTGTTCGACTGCAACGTGCTGCACGGCTCCAACGCCAACATGTCACCGGATCCGCGCAGCAACGCCTTCTTCGTCTACAACCGTCTCGACAACCGCTGCGTGGCGCCCTTCGGGGCGAGCCGGCGCCGGCCGCGCTTCCTGGCCCACGAGCCGGGCGAGGCCTGGTCGCCCGACGTCCCCTCGTGA
- a CDS encoding DUF2782 domain-containing protein → MKKILRCELPALGLALILALVGSAGALAQSSSDLEPDITIRQEDDRMIREYRVNGELYAIEIRPSAGPSYYLVDHDGDGDFERREGDRIAVPEWVLKTF, encoded by the coding sequence ATGAAGAAGATCCTGCGATGCGAGCTGCCCGCCCTGGGACTCGCCCTCATCCTGGCCCTGGTCGGCAGTGCCGGCGCCCTGGCCCAGTCCTCCAGCGACCTCGAGCCGGACATCACCATCCGCCAGGAAGATGATCGCATGATCCGCGAGTACCGGGTCAACGGCGAGCTCTATGCCATCGAGATCCGTCCCTCGGCCGGCCCCTCCTACTATCTCGTCGACCATGACGGCGACGGCGACTTCGAGCGCCGGGAGGGCGACCGCATCGCCGTTCCCGAGTGGGTCCTGAAGACATTCTGA